AGAGAGTGACCCTTTTCCTTAATCTGGTATTCTTTAAAGCCAGTATGCAATTGTTcttttgttcatatttatttgttttcttggcttctcaatttctttttctgtaATTTTGTCTATGTGGTCTGggcaattaaaaaattttcctTGTAGCAGTAATGTCTTGTAATTGGAAGTTacattttgttgatttttctgtGGTATGTTGAACTTTTTCTCGGTCTGGAGAGTGTGAAAAGATTATTGTAATCCGTAATTGTTTGTGTTCAATGAAGACAAATTGATACATTAGTGATAATGTGTATGATTAGTACAacaaatcttttttgttttgttaagcTGAATTACTTGTAAAactttgaaatagaaaaaataaggaAGTACCATTTGGTGGATTTGTGACTCTacaaatgtttatttattttccttttatggATGATCGAAGtgctattttcaaatttgatttcatGACCTGTATGCAGCAGCTGATCATTAAAAATATCTCTCTTGCTTGTGATTTATTACAGGCAAATGATCCAACAATTGAGCGTATCATCACTCCTCGTATTGCTCTTACAACTGCCGAATATTTGGCATATGAATGTGGCAAGCATGTTCTTGTGATACTTACTGATATGAGTTCTTATGCTGATGCTCTTCGTGAGGTACTGTATCTAAAACTGTAGCTTCTTCAATGATGTGGCAACAGAAAAGCAAAGAGATTTGGAATCTTTTGTAGCCTATTTCATTCCCTTGGCATTATAGTTTCCCTGTTTGCCTACGAATAGTATTTTAGGCTTGCATAATCATTACTAATGGACTTTTATTTCTGAGTATAATAAGTAACTAGTTTTTTTGCAAACAGTTAGAATTGACCCTGGAACTATTGATCCCTTCTGGATCCTGTAGGTGTCTGCTGCTCGAGAAGAAGTACCTGGTAGACGTGGGTATCCCGGTTACATGTATACAGATCTTGCAACAATATACGAACGTGCTGGAAGAATTGAGGGGCGGACAGGCTCTATTACACAAATTCCTATTCTAACCATGCCTAATGAtggtaatgaaatattattgaatCTCTTCGGCTGTATTGCATTATGCACTCTAAATTCTGTCTGATTATCTTCCTTCAACTTTTTTCTGTACAGATATTACGCATCCAACTCCTGATCTTACTGGATACATCACTGAGGGGCAGATATATATTGACAGGCAGTTGTATAACAGGCAGGTGGGTTCTATTTAAGGATTTGGTTGttattatattgtataaaaGGCTGGGTTAGTAGTAAACTGAATTATGTACAAGAGAATTCGATGCAGAATGAATCCTAGCATTTACACATGATATTACTTGAAGAACGGTACTTTTTTCCTAACATGtagattttctttttaactttacATTGCctgaacaaatattttgaaatggtTTAACTTCATTAATGGTCCTTTTGATTGAGAGGAGACGAATAGAGGAGATGGAAATAATAAGGATGAATGAAAATAGATgagaaataaagtgaaaattaaaGGTGTTTGGTTGAAGAGAAATAAAGAAGATATGAGGAGACAGATAAATAAGtagaaataaaggaaaatagTTTAGTTGGAATCATAAATTAAACTTGTTTCTGTTCTAATATTTTTGGTTCCCCTTGGTAGAACGAAAATGTAGCCTATTTTTGCCTCGTGTTCTATCCCATGCTATTTTTAAAATGCAGCAAAAATAAATTAGACATCTCATTTTAACACGTTTACCAAACACTACTGAAATTTAAGATGGAAATGCTATGACCAAATAGGGCTCACCTGTAAAGATCAATATCGAATTATTACGGTCATTCTccattattgatttatttaggTATCAAATAAGTGTAAATGCACTCTGCAAATTGTTTGTGAAATATTAGCTTGAAACTGAACATTCAATTCCTTTTGTATTGGCAGATATATCCACCAATCAATGTCCTTCCATCATTGTCTCGTTTGATGAAGGTGAGGTTAACTCTTGTTTCCTGATATCAACATTCCATCAACTGATACATTTTTACTCTGTTTACTCATCAATGGGTGAGTGACCAAACACTAACAATACCCATGTTAGTTCAATCAACACCCTTGTTCCTTCCAACAATCACTATCAAAATTCtgtttgcttttttttttccctgGCTAAAGCATCAACACCCTTGTTCTTAAAGTTATAAGGTTTCCTCTGCAGAGTGCCATTGGTGAGGGCATGACGCGAAGGGATCATGCTGATGTCTCCAACCAGGTCTGCTGTTTCTTTGTTTTCACATTgctacttttcactttttacaAACCGTCTAACCGGTGTGCTTTTGTTTCCTGAAAGCTCTATGCAAATTATGCCATTGGAAAGGATGTCCAGGCAATGAAAGCTGTGGTTGGAGAAGAAGCACTTTCATCTGAGGATCTGGTCTCTTACTAATCTTCTCTTGGCTATTATTCTCTTTTGAGTATAGTGATATGATATTGTTCTTGAAGTGGGTACTAACTATGATTATTCCCTTTGATCGACAGCTATATCTGGAATTTTTGGAAAAGTTTGAGAGGAAGTTTGTTGCCCAAGGAGCTTATGACACACGCAACATCTTCCAGTCACTAGATCTTGCATGGACTTTGCTGCGGATTTTCCCTCGTGAACTTCTTCATCGTATCCCTGCAAAGACTCTTGATCAGTACTACAACCGAGATGCCGGTAACTGATGACATGTATGTAGCAAGGTGGCATATCTTAGTCACGTATTCAATCATCTTGTAATGATCATGgcaattgttttatttcttagCTTTCTCATCCAACAATATTTGTTTCTTCTATCCAGcatattcattatatataataaaaggttTGAGTCTGTTTGAGTGCCTCATATTTTGACAGAATAATCACTTAGTTGGAATGAAGACCCCATTGATAGTTTATCTCCTTTGCCATTTTGTTCTGTGGTTGGAAAATTAGTTGTTCGCAGTTTGGGATGTTCATTCACTGGTACGAGGAATTTTCATCTCCCTTCTATGTTGCTTGTTTCTTTAGTGTCTGATACATTTTTGTTACTTCATTCTTCAGATTGTTTATAATCAGGAAGAAGCTTTGAATTTATACATATCAATCTAACAATTTCTATAAACCTCAATTTATACATCTCCATAATTactatataaacataaaaacaaataaatatccATCATCAATTTGTTTTAGAAGCAAAAAACCTATATATTAGAAAGAAACTAATGTCAAACACAAATAGCACTCAGTTTTAGTTAACCAAGTGTATATAATAAGGCGAGTTTtgaaagttaaatttttaagatttaagtttaattcatttaaataatcatttaggCCATAGTGATGATGTAAtagagatattaaaaaaataattttcttttgtttaattgTCCTTCGTTTGAATTTGATGTGAAAtgatataattgaataaaagataaaaataattaatattgttcCCAATGTGATTGTGAAATGAAAGTGTCTCTTTTGAGGAACATATTTAAAACGAGGCTTTTTCTCTTACCAACTACTTGCCCCACCATTGCAACCCCACGCCAACACACCCAACTCTTCATGTCTCAGCTACCTCCTTTGCCAAACTctatatatcataatttatatttgttttatcttAAACTATTccaaatatgtaattttattttatccctcttaatcttttaaaagtt
This region of Vigna unguiculata cultivar IT97K-499-35 chromosome 5, ASM411807v1, whole genome shotgun sequence genomic DNA includes:
- the LOC114185495 gene encoding V-type proton ATPase subunit B 1 produces the protein MGVAQNGYDAEEGTLEIGMEYRTVSGVAGPLVILDKVKGPKFQEIVNIRLGDGTTRRGQVLEVDGEKAVVQVFEGTSGIDNKFTTVQFTGEVLKTPVSLDMLGRIFNGSGKPIDNGPPILPEAYLDISGSSINPSERTYPEEMIQTGISTIDVMNSIARGQKIPLFSAAGLPHNEIAAQICRQAGLVKRLEKTDNLLEGGGEEDNFAIVFAAMGVNMETAQFFKRDFEENGSMERVTLFLNLANDPTIERIITPRIALTTAEYLAYECGKHVLVILTDMSSYADALREVSAAREEVPGRRGYPGYMYTDLATIYERAGRIEGRTGSITQIPILTMPNDDITHPTPDLTGYITEGQIYIDRQLYNRQIYPPINVLPSLSRLMKSAIGEGMTRRDHADVSNQLYANYAIGKDVQAMKAVVGEEALSSEDLLYLEFLEKFERKFVAQGAYDTRNIFQSLDLAWTLLRIFPRELLHRIPAKTLDQYYNRDAGN